Genomic DNA from Halorussus rarus:
TCCGGGAGCTGGGTCTCTTCGAGGGTGAGGTCCCGAAGCTCGTAGAGGGTGACGGTCGCGGCCTGGCCGAGGTTGAGCGACGAGTAGTCGGCGCTGGCCGGAATCGAGCACACCCGGTCGACCCGCGCCATCTCGTCGTTGGTCAGGCCGTTGTCCTCCCGGCCGAATATCAGGCAGGTGTCGGCCTCGACGTCCCGGAGGTCGTCGGCCAGTTCGTCGGGCGTCACGAACGGGAACCGGCGGTGCTTGCGGGCGTCCTCGTTGGTGCGCGCGGTCAGCCCCACGGTGTGGTAGTTCTCCACGAGGTGGTCGAACGTCACCTCGTCGGCCTCGGGCAGCACGTCCTCGCGGGCCTGGCCGGCGAAGCCGTAGGCCTCGCTGTCCCGGTGGAGCTCGGGCGGGTCCACCAGCTTGAGGTCGTCCATCCCGAAGTTCTTCATCGCCCGGGCGATGGTCCCGACGTTGCCGGGGGTCTTCGGCTCGACGACGGCGACGGCGGGCGGATTCATGAGGAGGGGTAGTCCCGCCCGAGGTCGAGGTCGTCCACGTCGTCCTCGTCGACGGATTCGACGTCCGACTCGTCGTCCTCGCCGTCCACGTCCATGTTCCGGAGGTCGATGCGCTCGCGCTCCTCCTCGGGGAGCTCGACGTTGAGCTCCTCCTGGTCGACCTCGGGCGGTTCGGGCACGTCCTCGGGGTCGGTGTCGACGTGCTCGACGCCGCCGTACCCCTCGGGGGCGCGCCCGCCGTCGGCGAACCACTCGTGGAACTCGTCCTGTAGCTCCTGCTGGCCCTTGAACCGGTCGCCGCCCGCCTCGGCGAACCAGTAGAGGAAGTCCGGCTCGTGCTCGTCGCAGAGCACGACCTCGCCGAGCGCCTCGCCGTAGACGACCTGTGCGACGTTGCACTCGTGGACCGCCTCGTCGCCGTGGATGAGCCAGCACGCGTCGCAGGGCGCGTTGACCAGCGCCTGGAGCCTGATGAGCCGCTTGCGGGGGTCCTTCGGGATCTCGTCCATCGGTCGGAACTCCCCGTCCTCGGTGAACACCTCGTCCTCGTCGAACCGCCAGCCGCGAAGCCCGATGCTGACCTTGCCCATTTGCGCGTGGGTTGGCGTTCGGGCGTGAAAAAGAGCCCGTTTGCCCGCGGGGCGGCCGACCCGTGATTCGGCTGCCGGTCGCGCCGAACGACTGGGTGCGGTCGGCGAACTGCGGTCGTCGGACGGTGGTCTGCAGTCGGCTATCTGCAATCGGCTATCTGCGGTCGCTGGGTCGTGCTGCGAGCGGGTCGCCCCTCAGCCGACGAACCGGTCGATGGTCGTGGCCCGCGAGCCGTCGTCCATCTCGCGCTCGAGGTCGTCGGGGTGGGGCGCGGGGAATGTCAGCGCCGGGTCGAACCACGACACCTGGCGGTTGATGTCCTCGATCTCGTGGAAGATGGGCTCGTCGTCGCCGGTCCCGGTGACGGTGCACCACGCCTCGGTCCGGGTGAGCGCGACGAACGCCTCGTTGCGGCGCTGGACCAGGTCGGCCCGCCGGGCGTCGTCCTCGACGTGCTCGACGCCGACGACGTACACCATCGCGGCCTGGTTTCCCTTCGCGCGGTTGACCCGCGAGACGGTGACCGCGCCGTCCTCGGCGAACACGTCCTTGCTCCCCTCCCAGACCAGGTTGGGGGTCACCCCCCGCGATTCGAGTTCGTCGGCGAGCCGCTCGCCGGTCTCCTTGGAAGACCAGTACTCGCCGAGCGGGACGACCAGTATCCGCTCGGGCGCGAGTCCGTGGTCGGCGATATCGTCCGCGACTCGGTCGGCCACCCACTCGACCTCCTCGCCCTTGTCGGCGAACGACTGGAACGCCGCGAACGGCGTCGCGGCCGTCTCGTCGGCGAGCGGATGCGGCGAGTGCTCGGCCGGCCGGGTCAGTTCCACCGGGTCGCCGAACTTCCGGAAGTCGCCCGACTCGACCTCGTAGCCGATGGACTCCCAGCCGTCCTGGGTCGTGATGGCCTGGACCGCGCCGCCGTCCCTGACGAGCCCCATCCCGAGCGCGTGGGCGAGCATCAGCACAGACCGCGGGGTCCGGTAGGCCCGCCGCATGACCTGGCTCTTCTGGACGCCGCCCTCGTAGGTGCCCCGGAGGTCGACCACCGGCTCGCCGGCCTCGTCGGTCCCGAAGACGTTCGTCGGGCTCGGCGCGGTCAGCGTCTGGAGGTTCTGGGCCTCGTCGTACGCCCAGATCAGCCGCTTCGGCGGGCGGAGCGCGGCCCGGCAGAGCTTGTAGAACCCGGGGTCGAAGTCCTGGGCCTCGTCGATGAGAATCGCGTCGTAGGACTCCTGGACGGTGCCCTCCTCCAGCACCTCCAGGCAGCACGAGTGGAGCAGGTTGCCGTCCTCCTCGTCGAACGCCTCCCTCGCGTCGCCGTAGGTCCGGGGCGTGACGCCCGCCTCCTGGGCGATGCGGTAGTAGAGGCCCTGGCGCTCCTTGCCGCCCCAGCCGTGGAGGACGTGGAACTTGTCCCAGTCTGGCTCGGCGTCCTCGGAGGTGAAGAAGGCGTAGTAGCGCCGGACCTTCTCGGTGATGGTGTCGTAGAGGCTCCGGGTCTGGAACGTGAGCGCGACGTCCCACTCGGGGTGGGCGGCGTGCATCCGTGCGGCCTTCTTGGCCATCAGCACGGTCTTGCCCGACCCGGCGATGCCTCGGACCTGCTGGGGCCCCTCGGGAATCTGGAGGCCGACCTCCTCCTGTTTCTCGTCGAGCCTGTTCAGCCCCTTCCGGACGCGCTCGTACAGGCCGGCCTTGGTCGCCCCGTCCTCGAGGTTCGGGCTGCGCTCGCCGCTAATCGGCTGGCCGCCGCTCAGCACCGCCCTGGCCGCCTCGTACTCGTCGGCGGTCAGCCCCTCGCCGGGCAGCGACCGGACGCGCCGGCGGAGCGCGCTCGGCGTGAGGTCGTCGGCGGTCAGCACCGGCGGCGCGGCCGGCCCCTCGTGGAACCCGCGAGCCTCCCACTCCTCCCGACTGATGTTGGGGAGCGCGACGACGGGGTTCATCGACACCTTGTGGTTGTGGCGCTCGTCCATCAGTTCGGGCTCCTTCGTGAAGTGCGAGAGCAGCTTGAACCCCTGGTCGCGGGCCTGGGAGTACGGCGCGGCGCTCGACTGGGAGGTCCCCCGCAGCAGCCACTTGTCGCCCTCGATGGCCCGGATGTGGTCGATCTGGTAGCCCTTGCACTCGACGACCACCGCGCCGGCGTCCCGGAGGAAGAGCAGGAAGTCCATCTCCCGGTCGTACTCCCCGGCGGTCCGGTCGACGATGGGATAGCGGTGGTAGGCGACGCCGACGTCGTCCGGTCCGAACGCCGACTTGAGCCGGTTCCAGACCGCCCGCTCGGCGTCGGCTCCGGAGTGGTCGGCCTGATGGCCCGACGAGACGAAGTTCATGTCACATCCCCTGTGGAAGCAGGATTTAAACGTTAGGTTTGCGCCGGCGGGTGGTTTTCGGAGGAGAAGTTTGTAGGATAGTAGTTTGGCTGACTTTGGAGGATGGGCTGCTGAAATGTCCCTAGCCAGAGGGAAGGTGATGTAGAAAGCCCCCGGCCGCTCGCGGTCTCTCAGCGACATATCCTCGGCTCGCTGCGCTCGCCTCGGATAGGGGTCGCTGAGGCGACCACGTAAACGCGAGCGGCCGGCCCCTTCCGTCCACCCAAACGGAGAACGGTACCCCGAGCGCATCCGAGGGCGAGTCCCTGTAATCGCTGCCGAAACGACCTCCTTTTTACCCCTCGCGCACCGCCGTCCCGACATGCAGAACGTCACCGCCGCGGGGCTGGGCATCGGCGACGACTACCCGCCGCGGATCATGGGCGTCCTCAACGTCAGCGAGGAATCGCCCTACGACCCGAGCGTCTACGACGACCCGGGCGAGGCGGCCGCGTACGTCGACGAGGAGCTCGTCGGCGAGGGCGCCGACATCGTGGACGTCGGCCTCGAGTCCGCCAACAAGCGCTTCGAGGTGCTGTCGGCTGAGCAGGAACTCGACCGGCTCGACACCGCGGTCGAGGCCATCGAGAGCGTGTCGGGCGACGCCGTCTTCTCCATCGAGACCCGGTACGCCGAGGTGGCCGACGAGGCGCTCTCCCGGGGGTTCGACATGGTCAACGACATCTGCGGGTTCGCCGACCCCGCGATGCCCGACGTCTGCCGGGAGCACGACGCCGCCGTGGTCAAGATGGCGAGTCCGCCCGACCTCGAACGCCCCGGGGCCGTCGAGAAGCCCGACGACATCTACGACGCTCTGCAGCGCGAGGGGCTGACCGACAAGACCGTCGTCGACCCGGCGTTCGGCGGGTGGTCCGAGGCGAAGACCCTGGAGGACGACCGCGAGACGTTCCGGCGCCTCCGGGAGTTCCGCGGGCTCGGCCGGCCCATCTTGGTCTCGATCAATCGGAAGAACTTCCTCCGGGACCTCGCCGGCCGGTCCACCGAGGAGGCCCTGCCGGTGTCGCTGGCCGCGACGTCGATGGCGGTCGAGCGCGGCGCCCACGTCGTCCGGACCCACGACGTGGCCGAGACCGCCGACGCCGCGAAGATAGGTGCGGCGTTCGCCCGCGAGAGAGTGACCGAAGATGCCGACGGGGTCGACGTCGAGGAACTCGACGCCACCACCGCCGACGAGGCCGCCCGACATCTCGACCGCCTCGGGGCAGACCGGAACCGGGCCGAGGAGATGTCGGCGCGGGTCTTCGAGCTCTCGGGGCTCTCGGCGAACGAACGCGACCGCCTCGTCGCGGCCGCGGCCGACTCCGGGGCGGTCGCCGCGCCCGGCGAGTCGGGCCTGCTGCTCGCGGGGTCGCCGGCGGTCCTCGACCGACTCCGGACCCTCGTCGTCGAGCCTTCGGAGCGACTCCAGAGGGCGCTCGAAAGCGTCGGCGAGCCGAAACGCTAAGAGAAAACTTATGCCGGGGGAGCCAGAACCACCGCTCGGGAAGCCGGAAGGGCGCTCGCGGGTAGGGGTACTTGCCAGCGAACTTCCGGCTCGACGGTTCTTATGATGCGCTACCAGACCTGGAGACCCGTCTACGAGCTGATACTCGCCGACTTCGGCTTCGACCGCTCGGCCGACGAGCGCGCCCGCGACGCGCTGGCCGACCTGGCCCGGCCGTTCGACCTCGACCGCCTCGACGCGACCGGCCGGACGGTCGCCGTGGCGGGCGCCGGCCCCTCGCTGACCGACCCGGCCGAACTCGACCGCGCCCGCGAGGCCGACGCCGTGTTCGCGGCCTCGACCGCGGCCGACGACCTCCGAGACGCGGGCGTCGCGGTCGACTGCATGGTCACCGACCTCGACAAGAACCCCGAGACCGCCCGAGAGTTGACCCGAGAAGGGACCCCGGTGGCGGCCCACGCCCACGGCGACAACGTCCCGGCGGTCCGCGAGTGGGTGCCCCGGTTCGACGCCGACAACGTCCTGGCGACCACGCAGGCCAGGCCGGTCGGGCCCGTCCGGAACTTCGGCGGGTTCACCGACGGCGACCGGGCGGCGTTCCTCGCCGACCGCCTCGGCGCCGACCGACTCGTCTTCGTCGGCTGGGACCTCGACGACCCCGACGTAGACGAGACGAAGGCGAAGAAGCTCCGGTGGGCCGAGCGCCTGCTCCGCTGGCTGGAGCTGCGCCGCGGCGAGGAGTTCGCCGTGCTGGACGGGCGGCGAGAGGGAATCGACACGGGCGAGTTTCCGGACTGATCCTCAGGGTTCCAGCACGACCTTCCCGACGGTCTCGCGGTTCTCGATGGCCTCGTGGGCCGCCGCCGCCTCTTCGAGCGGGAACCGCTCGCCGACCACGACCTCCAGGTCGCCCGACGCCAGCAGCTGCTGGAGTTCGGGCACCGCCTTCAGGATGCGCTGGGGGTCGCGCTGGAGCGCGTTGCCGAGGTGGTAGCCGACCACGGACTTGTTCTCGAAGAGGAGCCGGGTCGTCTCGACCTCGCCGGGTTCCCCGCTGGCCGCACCGTAGGTCACGACGCGACCGAAGTGCGCGAGCGCGTCGAGGCTCCGCGAGAACGTCTCGCCGCCCACGCCGTCGAGGACGAGGTCGACGCCCTCGCCGTCGGTCTTCTCGTCGATCACGTCCCGGAAGTCGGACTCCTCGTAGTTGATGGGGTGGTCGCAGCCGAGCCGCTCGGCCAGTTCGAGCTTCTCGTCGGTGCTGGCCGTGCCGAACACCTCCGCGCCCGCCGCGCTGGCGAGCTGGACCGCGGCGGTGCCGACCCCGCCAGCGGCGGCGTGGACGAGCACGCGCTCGCCCTCTTCCAGTTCGCCCCACTCGTGGAGCACCGAGTGGGCGGTCATGAACTGGACCGGGAAGCCGGCGGCCTCGGCGAACGACATCGGCTCGGGCACCTCGAACAGCGAGTCGGCGTCGGCGAGCGCGTAGTCGGCGTACCCGCCCCGGCCGGTCATGGCGACGACCCGGTCGCCCTCTTCGTAGTCGACCCCGTCGCCGACGGCGTCGACCGTGCCCGCGGCCTCCATCCCGGGGACGTAGGTCGGCTCCGGCCCGCCGACGTAGTGGCCCCGGCGCTGCATGATGTCCGCGAAGTTGACGCCCGCGGCCTCGACCGCGATGCGGACCTGGCCCGGGCCCGGTTCCGAGGCCTCGACGTCGGTCACATTCAGTGCCTCGCTGCCGCCGAACTCGGTGACTTCGACCTGTCGCATGGCCTCGGCTTCGGCCCGGACGCCGATAAACTTTCATGGAGTGGTTCGTTTTTCCGGTTCGCGCGCTCCCTGCTCGGCCCTCGCAGGGCACCGCGCCTCCACGGTGGCTACCGCGAGCGGTTCGACCGGGTTGTCCGCGATCGGAATCATCAGGAGGTCGGCGAACAGGTGGCTGGCGAGACCGGCGAGCGCGCCGCCGAACCCGAGCGCGAACGCCGCCCGCGGCCGGAACGCAGGCACGTTGTCGACCTGGCTGGCGAACCACAGGAGAGTCGCCGAGACGAACGCGAGGGCGAGTCCGAACGCGAGGCGGTCCCCGAGCGCGAACAGCACGGTGTGGACCCGCCGTGGTGGTGCGAGAAGGAGATCTTGCCGTCTAGGTCCGGCAGGAGCGCGGTGGCCAGCGCCAGCACCAGGACCGACGGGTACCGGCGCTCGCGGTCGAGCAGGAGCGCGAGCGGTGCCGCGAATAGAGGGCCATCTCCACGTGGCCCAGCGGAACCATGCCGGTCGTAGCCCCCGTACGGCATCAAGCGCGACGGACGACGGGCGGCCCGGAATCGCTACTCCGAGAGCTTCTTTCCGCCGATGTAGAGCCGGCCGGGGTCGGGCCGGCCGGCCTCGAAGGGCTCGCGGTACTCCATCAGCTGGAACAGGACGCCCGTCGGATTGCGGGGCGAGACGAACGCCTCGGCCCACGCATCGTAGTCGGTCCGGTCGACCACCCGCACCCCGTCGGCTTCGAGCGCCGCGACCGCGGCGTCCATGTCACCGACCTCCAGGGTGACGTGGTGCATCCCCGGGCCGTTCTCGGCGAGGAAGTCGGTGAGGAACGATTGCTCGCCGTCCACGGGCTCTATCAGTTCGACCCGGGAGGCGTCGCCGAGCAGGTAGTACGCCCACCGGAACGCCCCGGTCGGGTCCGCCTCGTGGACGAGCTTCTCGGCCCCGAGCAGTTCGAGGAGCGGTTCGGCGTCGGCCACCGACTCGACCGCGACGCCGACGTGGTCGACGCGGACGTCGGGCATCTCGGGTTCGGTCACGCTTCCCGTCTCGGTCGCGACCGAGTTAGGTTTTCCCCGCGTCGCCCCGTGTAGGCAGAGAACCGGCCGCGGAGCGACACCGGCTCAGTCGGCGACGACGACGTCGGCGTCGGCCGCGTTCGCCTTCACGCTCTCGATACCCTGTTCGGCCTTCTGCTTGGTCGCGTACCCCTCTCCGGAGTCGGCAATGATGTTGCCGTTGTCGTGGACGAGTCGCCAGCGCCACTGTTCGGACCGGTCCTCGTACAGCTCGAATGTCGATTTGCTCATGTTGCGAACAAATCTCCTCAAGCACACGATAAAAGGCTTCGGTGGGTAGTGGTCCCGACTACTCCCCAGGCGTCCGGACCGCTCTAAATCGGGTTATCGGTCGTACCCGACAGGGGAACCGATTACCGATTCGGCGCGAGCGCGTCGAGGGTCGCCTCCAGTTCGTCCTGCTCGGCGCCGCGGGGGAACGACACCGCGACCCGGTCGACGCCGTCGATGGCCTCGAACTTGTCCAACTGGTCGCGGGCCTCCTCGGGCGTGCCGACCGCGCCGAGCTCCTCGAGCAGGTCGTCGTCGATGGCGTCGAGCGCGGCCTCCCGGTCGCCGTTCCCCCAGGCCGACGCGACCGTCTCGGCGGTCTCCTCGTACCCCTGCCGGGAGAGGGCGTTCCGGTAGAACGTCCCCATCGCCCCGACGTAGAACGCGAGGTGCTGGCGCGCGAGGCTCCGGGCGCGCTCGCCGTCCGCCGAGACGGCGCAGGTGATCGAGAGCGTGACCCGCACGTCGTCGGGGTCGCGGTCGCCGAGTTCGGCGCCCCGCCGGAGGTCCTCCATCCGGTCGCGCACCCCGTCGGGCGTGAGCATCAGGGCGTGCCAGCCGTCGGCGAACCGGCCGGCGAGTTCGACCGACTTCGGGCCCATCCCGGCGGCGTCGACAGCCACCGGAGTCTCGGGTGGGTCACAGCGCAGCCGAAAGCCCCCGAGGGTGAAGATGTCGCCCGCGTAGTTGACGGTCTCTCCAGAGAGCACCTTCCGGACGATGTCGACGTACTCGCGGGTCCGCCGGAGGGGCTCGTCGAAACTCTGGCCGTGCCAGCCCTCGATGACGGCGGGACCCGACGGACCGATGCCGAGGCGCATCCGGCCGCCCGAGAGCTCCTGAAGCGTCGCGGCGGTCTGGCCCACGAGCGCGGGCGACCGCGAGTAGACGTTGAGGATCGAGGGGCCGATGCCGATGTCGTCGGTGCGCTCGGCGATGGCCGCGAGGACGGTCGAGGCGTCCCGACCCCACGTCTCGGGGAGCCACGCCCGGCGGTAGCCCCTCTCCTCGGCCAGTTGGGCGAGCGAGACCACGTCGTCGATGCTCGGTCGGGCGGCGACCGGCAGGTGGACGGTTCGGTCGGTCATGGCCGAGACCACGCAGGCGTCCACCATAGTTCCCGTGCCAACTCCGAGGACCGGAAACGGGGTTCATCGAGACCGCGGTTTGGAATTGATGGCGCGCCGTCGTACCGGCGTCCTCAGACGCGCCTCGCCGCCTCACGTCCCGGGACTCTGCAGAAGATTAACGGGACCGCCCCGAGACCTCCGAATCGATGAGCGACGACACGCCGGCAGAGCGGGTGCGCGAGCTGCTGGCCCGGTTCCGGGACAGCGACCACGCCGCGGTCGCGCTCCTCCGCGAAACCGCACAGAGCGCCCTCCTCGTCGGCCTGCTCGCCCTGGTGGTGTTCGGCGCGAGCGGCGTCTGGCCGCCGATGGTCGCGGTCGAGAGCGGGAGCATGGAACCCCACATGCAGCGTGGCGACCTGGTGTTCGTGATGGACGAACGCCGGCTGGCGCCCGGCGCCGCGACCGGCGGGACCGGCGTCGTGACCCACCGGAACGCCGAGGAGGCGGGCTATCGGAAACTCGGGGACTACGGGGACGTAATCATCTATCGACCGGACGGGAGCACGTCCGAGACGCCGATCATCCATCGGGCGCGGTTCTGGGTGAACGACTCGGAGAACTGGTACGACGAGGCCGACCCGGAGTACCTGCCCGGCGACAGCTGCGCAGAGGTCCGGAGCTGCCCGGCCCCGAACGCCGGGTTCGTGACGCTGGGCGACGCCAACCCGTACTACGACCAGGCGGTCGGCCGGAGCCGGCCGGTCCGGCCCTCGTGGATCCGGGCCACCGCCGAGGTGCGGGTGCCGTTCCTGGGCCACCTCCGTCTCGCGCTGCGCTGAGGACCGCACACGTAATCGATACCAGTTACAATCTTCCCTCACGAGGCGAATTCCGGTTTCTGAGTAAATCTAAGTCGGTTACGACCGAACCCCGAACATGGATCTCCCGGTCGTGAGCGCGGCGGGGCGGCGGCTCGAGTTCTCCGCCAGCGAGGTGACCGGCGCCGTCGGCGACTCGGTGACGGTGCTCCCGGTCGTGGTCGCGGTGTCGACCCTGACCGACCTCCGGCTACCGGTCCTGCTGCTCTGGTTCGGCGCGTTCCAGGCGGTCTGGGGGCTGCGGTACGGCGCGCCGGTCTCGGTCGAGCCCATGAAGGCCCTCGCGGCGCTGGTCATCGCCGGTTCGCTGACGGTGCCGGAGCTCGCTGCCGCGGGGACGCTGGCCGGCGGCGTCCTGCTCGCACTAGGTGCCGCGGGCGCGCTGGGTGCGCTCGCCGACCGCATCGACCCCGCCGTCATCCGCGGGGTCCAGTTGGCGGTCGCGCTCGTCCTCGCCCGGACCGGTCTCGAACTCGGCGCCGGCGCGCCGGCGACGGCGCTCGCGGCCGCGCTGGTCGGCGGCGCGGTCGTCGCGCTCGGCTTCCGGCGGGCCAGCGCGCTGGTCGTGCTCGCGTTCGGCGTCCTGCTCGCCGGGTTCGAGACGGGGCTGCCCGGGTTCGCGGTACCGGACCTGGCGGTCGGGGCCGTCGGATTCGCGCCCCTGTCGACCCACTTCACACCGACCGGCGACGCGCTCGCCGCCGCGGGGGCGCAGCTCGCGATGACGATCGGCAACGCCGCGGTCGCGACCTCGCTGCTGCTGAGCGACCTCTACGACGCCGACGTCTCGCCCGACAAGCTCGCGACGAGCATGGGGGCGATGAACCTGCTGGCGGTCCCGCTGGGCGCGCTCCCGATGTGCCACGGGAGCGGCGGCGTCGCCGGCAAGCACGCCTTCGGCGCGCGGACCGCGGGCGCGA
This window encodes:
- a CDS encoding S26 family signal peptidase encodes the protein MSDDTPAERVRELLARFRDSDHAAVALLRETAQSALLVGLLALVVFGASGVWPPMVAVESGSMEPHMQRGDLVFVMDERRLAPGAATGGTGVVTHRNAEEAGYRKLGDYGDVIIYRPDGSTSETPIIHRARFWVNDSENWYDEADPEYLPGDSCAEVRSCPAPNAGFVTLGDANPYYDQAVGRSRPVRPSWIRATAEVRVPFLGHLRLALR
- a CDS encoding putative sulfate/molybdate transporter produces the protein MDLPVVSAAGRRLEFSASEVTGAVGDSVTVLPVVVAVSTLTDLRLPVLLLWFGAFQAVWGLRYGAPVSVEPMKALAALVIAGSLTVPELAAAGTLAGGVLLALGAAGALGALADRIDPAVIRGVQLAVALVLARTGLELGAGAPATALAAALVGGAVVALGFRRASALVVLAFGVLLAGFETGLPGFAVPDLAVGAVGFAPLSTHFTPTGDALAAAGAQLAMTIGNAAVATSLLLSDLYDADVSPDKLATSMGAMNLLAVPLGALPMCHGSGGVAGKHAFGARTAGANLVLGVLYAVAALGAADLVAAFPMAALGIVLALVSVELGRASLDTDSPALTAGVGVLGVATNVGLAFVAGIAASAVVARFGGDDTTRRR
- a CDS encoding TIGR04024 family LLM class F420-dependent oxidoreductase, whose product is MTDRTVHLPVAARPSIDDVVSLAQLAEERGYRRAWLPETWGRDASTVLAAIAERTDDIGIGPSILNVYSRSPALVGQTAATLQELSGGRMRLGIGPSGPAVIEGWHGQSFDEPLRRTREYVDIVRKVLSGETVNYAGDIFTLGGFRLRCDPPETPVAVDAAGMGPKSVELAGRFADGWHALMLTPDGVRDRMEDLRRGAELGDRDPDDVRVTLSITCAVSADGERARSLARQHLAFYVGAMGTFYRNALSRQGYEETAETVASAWGNGDREAALDAIDDDLLEELGAVGTPEEARDQLDKFEAIDGVDRVAVSFPRGAEQDELEATLDALAPNR
- the folP gene encoding dihydropteroate synthase, with amino-acid sequence MQNVTAAGLGIGDDYPPRIMGVLNVSEESPYDPSVYDDPGEAAAYVDEELVGEGADIVDVGLESANKRFEVLSAEQELDRLDTAVEAIESVSGDAVFSIETRYAEVADEALSRGFDMVNDICGFADPAMPDVCREHDAAVVKMASPPDLERPGAVEKPDDIYDALQREGLTDKTVVDPAFGGWSEAKTLEDDRETFRRLREFRGLGRPILVSINRKNFLRDLAGRSTEEALPVSLAATSMAVERGAHVVRTHDVAETADAAKIGAAFARERVTEDADGVDVEELDATTADEAARHLDRLGADRNRAEEMSARVFELSGLSANERDRLVAAAADSGAVAAPGESGLLLAGSPAVLDRLRTLVVEPSERLQRALESVGEPKR
- a CDS encoding 6-hydroxymethylpterin diphosphokinase MptE-like protein; this translates as MRYQTWRPVYELILADFGFDRSADERARDALADLARPFDLDRLDATGRTVAVAGAGPSLTDPAELDRAREADAVFAASTAADDLRDAGVAVDCMVTDLDKNPETARELTREGTPVAAHAHGDNVPAVREWVPRFDADNVLATTQARPVGPVRNFGGFTDGDRAAFLADRLGADRLVFVGWDLDDPDVDETKAKKLRWAERLLRWLELRRGEEFAVLDGRREGIDTGEFPD
- a CDS encoding quinone oxidoreductase family protein, with the translated sequence MRQVEVTEFGGSEALNVTDVEASEPGPGQVRIAVEAAGVNFADIMQRRGHYVGGPEPTYVPGMEAAGTVDAVGDGVDYEEGDRVVAMTGRGGYADYALADADSLFEVPEPMSFAEAAGFPVQFMTAHSVLHEWGELEEGERVLVHAAAGGVGTAAVQLASAAGAEVFGTASTDEKLELAERLGCDHPINYEESDFRDVIDEKTDGEGVDLVLDGVGGETFSRSLDALAHFGRVVTYGAASGEPGEVETTRLLFENKSVVGYHLGNALQRDPQRILKAVPELQQLLASGDLEVVVGERFPLEEAAAAHEAIENRETVGKVVLEP
- a CDS encoding RNA methyltransferase; the encoded protein is MNPPAVAVVEPKTPGNVGTIARAMKNFGMDDLKLVDPPELHRDSEAYGFAGQAREDVLPEADEVTFDHLVENYHTVGLTARTNEDARKHRRFPFVTPDELADDLRDVEADTCLIFGREDNGLTNDEMARVDRVCSIPASADYSSLNLGQAATVTLYELRDLTLEETQLPDVERQRADEAEIEGFYDHFGEFLAAVDHPEEKRDKTLRLVRRLLGRAHPTGREVRTLRGVLRRAIYHAEDGD
- a CDS encoding HVO_2922 family protein, which translates into the protein MSKSTFELYEDRSEQWRWRLVHDNGNIIADSGEGYATKQKAEQGIESVKANAADADVVVAD
- a CDS encoding VOC family protein; its protein translation is MPDVRVDHVGVAVESVADAEPLLELLGAEKLVHEADPTGAFRWAYYLLGDASRVELIEPVDGEQSFLTDFLAENGPGMHHVTLEVGDMDAAVAALEADGVRVVDRTDYDAWAEAFVSPRNPTGVLFQLMEYREPFEAGRPDPGRLYIGGKKLSE
- a CDS encoding NERD domain-containing protein; this translates as MNFVSSGHQADHSGADAERAVWNRLKSAFGPDDVGVAYHRYPIVDRTAGEYDREMDFLLFLRDAGAVVVECKGYQIDHIRAIEGDKWLLRGTSQSSAAPYSQARDQGFKLLSHFTKEPELMDERHNHKVSMNPVVALPNISREEWEARGFHEGPAAPPVLTADDLTPSALRRRVRSLPGEGLTADEYEAARAVLSGGQPISGERSPNLEDGATKAGLYERVRKGLNRLDEKQEEVGLQIPEGPQQVRGIAGSGKTVLMAKKAARMHAAHPEWDVALTFQTRSLYDTITEKVRRYYAFFTSEDAEPDWDKFHVLHGWGGKERQGLYYRIAQEAGVTPRTYGDAREAFDEEDGNLLHSCCLEVLEEGTVQESYDAILIDEAQDFDPGFYKLCRAALRPPKRLIWAYDEAQNLQTLTAPSPTNVFGTDEAGEPVVDLRGTYEGGVQKSQVMRRAYRTPRSVLMLAHALGMGLVRDGGAVQAITTQDGWESIGYEVESGDFRKFGDPVELTRPAEHSPHPLADETAATPFAAFQSFADKGEEVEWVADRVADDIADHGLAPERILVVPLGEYWSSKETGERLADELESRGVTPNLVWEGSKDVFAEDGAVTVSRVNRAKGNQAAMVYVVGVEHVEDDARRADLVQRRNEAFVALTRTEAWCTVTGTGDDEPIFHEIEDINRQVSWFDPALTFPAPHPDDLEREMDDGSRATTIDRFVG